A section of the Cryobacterium soli genome encodes:
- a CDS encoding sugar ABC transporter substrate-binding protein — protein sequence MQRRNSRWLIGAGLTVVGALTLSACGSGSGFGDSAGSTDGELTSDSSKGLTVLIGSSGDAETAAVNEAVAAWSKDSGTEAKVSVASDLNQQLAQGFAAQKPADVFYLSTDALAGYASNGSLLPYGDDLANKDDFYPSLVSSFTYDGEFYCAPKDFSTLQLIINTDLWAAAGLTDADIPTTWDELATVAKTLTTDTQVGLGIGGEYARLGAFMAQAGGNLMNEDSTEATANSPESVEGLEYAQTLLKDGVMKYATELGAGWGGEAFGKQLSAMTIEGNWITGAMTNDFPDVNYTVAELPAGPEGKGTLQFTNCWGIAADSPNQAAALDLVEQLTSKDAQLTFSEEFGPMPSIQSAAEEWKSANPTLVPFLAGADYAKGVPNLQGSADVVSDLNAQLESLKTGDAQTILDSTQKNLEALLK from the coding sequence ATGCAACGACGCAACTCCCGCTGGTTGATCGGCGCAGGCCTCACCGTGGTCGGCGCCCTCACTCTCAGCGCATGTGGTTCCGGGTCGGGTTTCGGCGACAGCGCCGGCTCCACCGACGGCGAACTCACCAGCGATTCCTCGAAGGGCCTCACGGTTTTGATCGGCTCGAGCGGCGACGCCGAGACCGCCGCAGTCAACGAGGCCGTCGCCGCCTGGTCCAAGGACTCGGGCACCGAGGCGAAGGTCAGTGTCGCCAGCGACCTCAACCAGCAGCTCGCCCAGGGCTTCGCCGCGCAGAAGCCGGCCGACGTCTTCTACCTTTCCACGGATGCCCTCGCCGGCTACGCGTCGAACGGCTCGCTGCTCCCCTACGGCGACGACCTGGCCAACAAGGACGACTTCTATCCGAGCCTGGTCAGCTCCTTCACCTACGACGGCGAGTTCTACTGCGCCCCGAAGGACTTCTCCACCCTGCAGCTGATCATCAACACCGACCTCTGGGCGGCGGCCGGCCTCACGGATGCCGACATCCCCACCACCTGGGATGAACTCGCCACCGTGGCCAAGACCCTCACCACCGACACCCAGGTGGGCCTGGGCATCGGCGGCGAATACGCCCGTCTCGGCGCCTTCATGGCCCAGGCCGGCGGCAACCTGATGAACGAGGACAGCACCGAGGCCACCGCGAACAGCCCGGAGAGCGTCGAAGGACTCGAGTACGCGCAGACCCTGCTCAAAGACGGCGTGATGAAGTACGCCACCGAGCTCGGCGCGGGCTGGGGCGGCGAGGCGTTCGGTAAGCAGCTGTCCGCCATGACCATCGAGGGCAATTGGATCACCGGGGCCATGACGAACGACTTCCCCGACGTGAACTACACGGTCGCCGAGCTCCCCGCGGGCCCGGAGGGCAAGGGCACCCTGCAGTTCACCAACTGCTGGGGCATCGCCGCCGACAGCCCCAACCAGGCCGCCGCGCTCGACCTCGTCGAACAGCTCACCAGCAAGGACGCCCAGCTGACCTTCTCCGAGGAGTTCGGCCCGATGCCGTCCATCCAGTCCGCCGCCGAGGAGTGGAAGAGCGCCAACCCCACCCTGGTGCCCTTCCTTGCCGGGGCCGACTACGCCAAGGGCGTGCCCAACCTGCAGGGTTCAGCGGATGTCGTGAGTGACCTCAACGCACAGCTCGAGTCGCTCAAGACCGGGGATGCGCAGACCATCCTCGACTCCACGCAGAAGAACCTCGAAGCACTGCTGAAGTAG
- a CDS encoding histidine kinase yields the protein MELAPYVTDLQRQLLEVAETGSDDTRAAAERLAAGLDAAARLVLLDVLSAAAGEITRDLAPGSVDLRLRGREVEFVVTAPTAEPEGDDGSAASVDLDDVSTSRTTLRLPDALKARVDEAALADGLSVNTWLVRAIAAAVQPKQRRSAQRTLRTGDNFAGWAR from the coding sequence ATGGAACTCGCACCGTACGTCACCGACCTTCAGCGGCAGCTTCTCGAGGTCGCGGAGACCGGCAGCGACGACACCCGCGCGGCGGCCGAACGGCTTGCCGCGGGGCTCGACGCGGCCGCTCGGCTGGTGCTGCTCGACGTGCTGTCGGCCGCGGCCGGCGAGATCACCCGTGACCTCGCCCCCGGGTCGGTGGACCTGCGGCTGCGCGGGCGCGAGGTGGAATTCGTTGTGACAGCGCCCACGGCCGAGCCGGAGGGTGACGACGGCTCCGCCGCATCCGTCGACCTGGACGATGTGAGCACCTCACGCACGACGCTGCGCCTGCCCGACGCCCTCAAGGCGCGGGTCGACGAGGCGGCCCTGGCCGACGGCCTGTCGGTCAACACCTGGTTGGTGCGCGCCATCGCGGCGGCGGTGCAGCCCAAACAACGACGCTCCGCGCAGCGCACCCTGCGCACCGGCGACAACTTCGCAGGCTGGGCGCGCTAA
- a CDS encoding LacI family DNA-binding transcriptional regulator, whose translation MTTFPTVTDVALAAGVSRQTVSNVMNSPDIVRADTRERVQAAIAELGYRPHASARRLRTRRSSTIGIRLDPMIDGISGSVLDSFLHALTEQADRQGLRVLLFTATGPEDEITQLKRLNDGADVDGFVLTSTFAGDPRTTWLLENGISFVTFGRPWGVDDMDDPQHLWVDVDGWTGLHEATRAQQDAGARRIGYIGWPSPSGTGDDRRRGWRDAMLERGDVTEDELAQLEVVTVDGVAEGTAAMQELRRTAGRLDAVLCASDSLALGAMIANPERVPVTGYDNTPVAAAIGLSSVDQSVDEVAAGVLELLTGEFGGKVHGAPESVEPRHRMVKPRLVVREFAAIPMEAPAPA comes from the coding sequence ATGACTACGTTTCCGACCGTGACGGATGTCGCGCTGGCCGCCGGCGTCTCCCGCCAGACCGTCTCGAACGTGATGAACTCGCCCGACATCGTGCGCGCCGACACCCGGGAGCGGGTGCAGGCCGCGATCGCCGAGCTGGGCTACCGCCCGCACGCGTCGGCGAGGCGGCTCCGCACCCGGCGGAGCTCCACCATCGGCATCCGGCTCGACCCCATGATCGACGGCATCTCCGGCTCGGTGCTCGACAGCTTCCTGCACGCCCTCACCGAGCAGGCGGACCGGCAGGGCCTGCGGGTGCTGTTGTTCACCGCGACCGGCCCCGAGGACGAGATCACCCAGCTCAAACGCCTCAACGACGGCGCTGATGTGGACGGCTTCGTGCTCACCTCGACGTTCGCCGGCGACCCCCGCACGACCTGGCTGCTCGAGAACGGGATCTCGTTCGTGACCTTCGGCCGCCCGTGGGGCGTGGACGACATGGACGACCCGCAGCATCTCTGGGTGGACGTGGACGGCTGGACCGGCCTGCACGAGGCCACCCGCGCGCAGCAGGATGCCGGTGCCCGCCGCATCGGGTACATCGGCTGGCCGAGCCCGTCCGGCACGGGCGACGACCGCCGGCGCGGCTGGCGCGACGCGATGCTCGAGCGCGGCGACGTCACCGAGGACGAACTGGCCCAGCTCGAGGTGGTCACCGTGGACGGCGTGGCCGAGGGAACCGCGGCCATGCAGGAGTTGCGCCGCACCGCCGGGCGGCTCGACGCGGTGCTCTGCGCGAGCGACTCCCTCGCCCTGGGTGCCATGATCGCCAACCCCGAGCGGGTTCCGGTCACCGGCTACGACAACACACCCGTCGCCGCGGCGATCGGGCTCTCCAGCGTCGATCAGTCCGTGGACGAGGTGGCCGCCGGGGTGCTCGAGTTGCTGACGGGCGAGTTCGGCGGCAAGGTGCACGGCGCCCCGGAGTCGGTGGAGCCTCGGCACCGCATGGTGAAGCCTCGGCTGGTGGTGCGCGAGTTCGCCGCCATCCCCATGGAGGCCCCGGCGCCGGCCTGA
- a CDS encoding DUF4097 family beta strand repeat-containing protein, translating into MPSFPTTSPIDLAVNLQVGDLEIVAGDRTETVVTVSPSNPAKAVDRRGADETRVDFDGQRLTVTGPRPRLSWIGPTESVDVRVELPSGSRLTAEIAVGGVHTTGRLGATRIKCSMGAVDVDGTGDLWLRAGHGTITVNGIGGGAEITADHGQIRVGSVAGDALLKASHGSIEIGQSGGDLDAKLSYGDLEIARALASVTAKTAYGSIRLNEVSGGSVQVESGYGQVTIGVRPGVAAWLDLASKDGRVRNQLEADRAPAESEPTVAVRARTQYGDITVRHAH; encoded by the coding sequence ATGCCCAGCTTCCCCACCACTAGCCCGATCGACCTGGCCGTCAACCTGCAGGTCGGCGACCTCGAGATCGTCGCCGGCGACCGCACCGAGACCGTCGTGACCGTGTCGCCGAGCAACCCGGCCAAGGCCGTCGACCGTCGCGGCGCCGACGAGACCCGGGTCGACTTCGACGGGCAAAGGCTCACCGTGACCGGCCCGCGGCCCCGGCTCAGCTGGATCGGCCCCACCGAGTCCGTCGACGTGCGAGTGGAGCTGCCGTCGGGGTCACGGCTCACCGCGGAAATCGCGGTGGGCGGCGTGCACACCACCGGCCGGCTCGGCGCCACCCGCATCAAGTGCTCGATGGGCGCGGTGGACGTCGACGGCACGGGCGACCTCTGGCTGCGCGCCGGGCACGGCACCATCACCGTCAACGGCATCGGGGGCGGCGCGGAGATCACGGCCGATCACGGGCAGATCCGGGTCGGCAGCGTGGCCGGCGACGCGCTCCTCAAGGCCTCGCACGGCAGCATCGAGATCGGCCAGTCCGGCGGCGACCTGGACGCCAAGCTCTCCTACGGTGACCTCGAGATCGCCCGGGCGCTGGCCTCGGTGACCGCGAAGACCGCCTACGGCAGCATCCGGCTGAACGAGGTCTCGGGCGGATCCGTCCAGGTGGAGAGCGGCTACGGCCAGGTCACCATCGGTGTGCGGCCCGGCGTGGCCGCCTGGCTCGATCTCGCGTCGAAGGACGGCCGGGTGCGCAACCAGCTCGAGGCCGACCGCGCGCCCGCGGAGTCCGAGCCCACCGTCGCGGTGCGGGCACGCACCCAGTACGGCGACATCACCGTGCGGCACGCCCACTGA
- a CDS encoding carbohydrate ABC transporter permease, with translation MSTTARARVKPSSPSQRLRTLSRPQLPTSAVAGRSLLYAILIVLAIIYIAPFLVQVATSFKTDAEAASNPMSLIPATWSSAAYEKLFLNSDFPVWFQNSAIVTVFVTLGRVFFNSLAGYALARLHFRGRNVIFALLIAVMSVPGVVLLIPKFLVINQLGIYDTYVAMIVPLLTDAAGVFIMKNFFESIPASVEEQARIDGAGTFRVFWSIVLPMARPALVTIIILSFQGSWNELSHFIVATQSPELTTLTKGVASLASGQLSQGTQYPLKLAAAAIMTIPVAVMFFIFQKRIMNTTDGAVKE, from the coding sequence ATGAGCACCACCGCACGCGCCCGAGTGAAGCCCAGCTCCCCCTCCCAGCGGCTGCGCACCCTGAGCCGGCCGCAGCTGCCCACCTCCGCCGTCGCCGGCCGGTCGCTGCTCTACGCCATCCTGATCGTGCTCGCGATCATCTACATCGCCCCGTTCCTGGTGCAGGTCGCCACGTCGTTCAAGACGGATGCCGAAGCCGCGAGCAATCCGATGTCGCTGATTCCGGCCACCTGGTCGTCGGCCGCGTACGAGAAGTTGTTCCTCAACTCGGACTTCCCGGTCTGGTTCCAGAACTCCGCCATCGTCACGGTCTTCGTCACCCTCGGCCGGGTGTTCTTCAACTCCCTGGCCGGGTATGCGTTGGCCCGGCTGCACTTCCGGGGCCGCAACGTGATCTTCGCGCTGCTCATCGCCGTGATGAGCGTGCCCGGTGTGGTGCTGCTGATCCCCAAGTTCCTGGTGATCAACCAGCTGGGCATCTACGACACCTACGTGGCCATGATCGTGCCGCTGCTCACCGATGCCGCGGGCGTGTTCATCATGAAGAACTTCTTTGAGTCCATCCCCGCCAGCGTCGAGGAGCAGGCCCGCATCGACGGCGCCGGCACCTTCCGGGTGTTCTGGTCGATCGTGCTGCCGATGGCCCGGCCGGCGCTGGTGACCATCATCATCCTGTCGTTCCAGGGCTCCTGGAACGAGCTGTCGCACTTCATCGTGGCCACCCAATCGCCCGAACTCACCACGCTCACCAAGGGCGTCGCGTCGCTGGCCTCCGGGCAGCTGAGCCAGGGCACGCAGTACCCGCTCAAGCTGGCCGCGGCGGCGATCATGACCATCCCGGTGGCGGTGATGTTCTTCATCTTCCAGAAACGCATCATGAACACCACCGACGGGGCCGTGAAGGAGTAG
- a CDS encoding NAD(P)H-binding protein, giving the protein MIIVTGATGHLGAQIVDRLLERVPAASVGVSVRDPAKARGLSDRGVRVRAGDFTDPGSLAHAFEGADQVLVISAAIRGGGAFDANRVAIDAAKAAGAGRVLYTSHQAAAPDSLFPPQLVHAATQTHLAGQGVPFTALRNGFYATALGIHLDSALSTGRIVVPEDGPVSWTAHQDLAEAAAIALTDGGTLDGISAPLTASVALDLGQVAGILSTLTGQTVTRVTVSDDEWRASAIERGLPPMVADFSLGMFQAARRGEFAVTDPTLETVIGHATTPVEHTLRQLLADR; this is encoded by the coding sequence ATGATAATCGTCACCGGTGCCACCGGGCACCTCGGAGCCCAAATCGTCGACCGCCTCCTGGAGCGGGTGCCGGCCGCCTCCGTTGGGGTCAGCGTGCGGGACCCGGCCAAGGCCCGCGGGCTGTCCGACCGCGGCGTGCGGGTGCGTGCCGGGGACTTCACCGACCCCGGGTCGCTCGCGCACGCCTTCGAGGGCGCGGACCAGGTGCTCGTGATCTCGGCGGCCATCCGCGGCGGCGGCGCGTTCGACGCCAACCGGGTCGCCATCGACGCGGCGAAGGCGGCCGGGGCGGGGCGGGTGCTCTACACGAGCCACCAGGCAGCCGCGCCCGACTCGCTTTTTCCTCCGCAGCTCGTGCACGCCGCCACCCAGACCCATCTGGCCGGGCAGGGCGTGCCGTTCACCGCGCTGCGCAACGGGTTCTACGCCACTGCGCTCGGCATCCACCTGGACAGCGCGCTGAGCACGGGCCGCATCGTGGTGCCCGAAGACGGTCCGGTGTCGTGGACCGCCCACCAGGACCTCGCCGAGGCGGCCGCGATCGCGCTCACCGACGGCGGCACTCTTGACGGCATCTCCGCCCCGCTCACCGCGTCGGTCGCCCTCGACCTCGGGCAGGTGGCGGGCATCCTGAGCACCCTCACCGGTCAGACCGTCACCCGTGTCACCGTGAGCGACGACGAGTGGCGGGCCTCGGCGATTGAGCGCGGGCTGCCGCCCATGGTGGCGGACTTCTCCCTGGGCATGTTCCAGGCCGCCCGGCGCGGTGAGTTCGCCGTCACCGACCCCACCTTGGAGACCGTCATCGGGCACGCCACAACCCCGGTCGAGCACACGCTGCGGCAGCTCCTCGCCGACCGCTGA
- a CDS encoding NUDIX domain-containing protein encodes MTVFSAGILLYRVTDAGELQVWIAHMGGPFWARKDAAAWSIPKGEYEPGEDPFTVARREFEEEIGVPAPAADYAQLGVFRQPSGKVVTVFAARTDLAVEKVTSNTFDLEWPRGSGTIKQFPEIDDARWVSIPQAREKLVKGQVAVLGALAELLGH; translated from the coding sequence ATGACCGTGTTCAGTGCGGGCATCCTGTTGTATCGGGTGACGGATGCCGGGGAGCTGCAAGTGTGGATCGCGCACATGGGTGGCCCATTCTGGGCGCGCAAGGATGCCGCAGCGTGGTCGATCCCCAAGGGGGAGTACGAGCCGGGGGAAGATCCGTTCACGGTGGCCAGGCGTGAGTTCGAGGAGGAGATCGGCGTTCCCGCTCCGGCCGCGGACTACGCGCAGCTGGGGGTGTTCCGGCAGCCCTCGGGGAAGGTGGTGACGGTGTTCGCCGCCCGTACCGACCTCGCCGTGGAGAAGGTGACGAGCAACACCTTCGACCTCGAGTGGCCCAGGGGATCGGGCACGATCAAGCAGTTCCCCGAGATCGACGATGCCCGCTGGGTGAGTATTCCGCAGGCGCGGGAGAAGCTGGTGAAGGGGCAGGTGGCGGTGCTCGGGGCGCTCGCCGAGTTGCTCGGACACTGA
- a CDS encoding glycogen debranching N-terminal domain-containing protein, whose translation MLSHPVQPLLHDSAIVLAAPTQAWSGTDGRTSLPIHGLYHADTRILSGWTVSVGGAAGEPIGSAARGAGEMTFTALLRHLDDRTADPRLRLHVTRTVTAGRLTEQVTIESGLAEPIDTTVAVRLSADFADMQTVKAGLASAADRAAFPAAELPETPVVEVQTTDAGLRLTTPTVAALVQVSGDGVLGTDAAALGRHSADPVGAPGPTELGANWAVTVPARGSVTVTWTVDIDHSATVVQAAPGLPEWAGVSVQSGDARLGRWVQKALEDLSGLRMATTARPEEPFLAAGAPWFFTLFGRDSIWAARFLLPLGTELAASTLRILAELQGTEVNDETAEQPGKIMHELRPAAFTIPGEDVSLPPLYYGTVDATPLWICLLADAHRWGMADAEVEALLPHLEAALAWMRDFGDSDGDGFLEYVDSTGHGLANQGWKDSGDSIQWRDGSLADGPIALCEVQAYAYQAAIGGAALLDAFGRPGGDTWRAWAENLKARFRESFWIDSAEGRYPAVALDAFKRPVDTVTSNIGHLLGTGLLSAEEAALVAARLVSPELNSGYGLRTMSTDSAGYWPVSYHGGSVWTHDTAIAIAGLGRDGFGAEAGALISGLLAAAESFDYRMPELHSGDAASAVTAAGAYPAACRPQAWSAAAAVAVLGTVLGLAPDPATGEVLSTPITPAVVGEVTLHRPDATVRVG comes from the coding sequence ATGCTTTCCCACCCCGTCCAGCCCCTGCTCCACGATTCCGCCATCGTTCTGGCCGCGCCCACCCAGGCGTGGTCCGGCACCGACGGGCGCACGAGCCTGCCGATCCACGGCCTCTATCACGCCGACACCCGCATCCTCTCCGGGTGGACCGTGTCGGTCGGCGGCGCCGCCGGTGAGCCGATCGGCTCGGCCGCCCGCGGTGCCGGTGAGATGACGTTCACCGCGCTGCTCCGGCACCTCGACGACCGTACCGCCGACCCGCGGCTGCGACTGCACGTCACCCGCACGGTCACCGCCGGCCGGCTCACCGAGCAGGTCACCATCGAGTCCGGGCTGGCCGAACCGATCGACACCACCGTGGCCGTGCGGCTGTCGGCGGACTTCGCCGATATGCAGACCGTCAAGGCCGGTCTGGCCAGCGCGGCCGACCGGGCCGCGTTCCCGGCGGCCGAGCTGCCCGAGACCCCGGTGGTCGAGGTGCAGACCACGGATGCGGGCCTCCGCCTGACCACGCCCACCGTGGCGGCGCTCGTGCAGGTGAGCGGCGACGGCGTGCTGGGCACGGATGCCGCGGCGCTCGGCCGGCACTCGGCCGACCCGGTCGGCGCCCCCGGGCCCACCGAACTCGGCGCCAACTGGGCGGTCACCGTGCCGGCTCGCGGCAGCGTCACCGTCACCTGGACCGTCGACATCGACCACTCCGCCACCGTCGTGCAGGCGGCCCCCGGGCTGCCCGAGTGGGCGGGCGTGTCGGTGCAGTCCGGCGACGCCCGGCTGGGCCGCTGGGTGCAGAAGGCGTTGGAGGACCTCTCCGGCCTGCGGATGGCCACCACCGCCCGCCCGGAGGAACCGTTCCTGGCCGCCGGCGCCCCGTGGTTCTTCACCCTGTTCGGCCGCGACTCGATCTGGGCCGCCCGGTTCCTGCTGCCGCTGGGCACCGAGCTGGCCGCCTCCACGCTGCGCATCCTCGCCGAGCTGCAGGGCACCGAGGTCAACGACGAGACCGCCGAGCAGCCCGGCAAGATCATGCACGAACTGCGCCCGGCCGCGTTCACCATCCCCGGCGAAGACGTCTCACTGCCGCCGCTGTACTACGGCACCGTCGACGCCACCCCGCTGTGGATCTGCCTGCTCGCCGACGCCCACCGTTGGGGCATGGCCGACGCCGAGGTCGAGGCCCTGCTGCCGCACCTCGAGGCGGCCCTGGCCTGGATGCGTGACTTCGGCGACAGCGACGGCGACGGGTTCCTGGAGTACGTCGACAGCACCGGCCACGGCCTGGCCAACCAGGGCTGGAAGGACTCCGGCGACTCGATCCAGTGGCGTGACGGCAGCCTCGCCGACGGCCCCATCGCGCTCTGCGAGGTGCAGGCCTACGCCTACCAGGCCGCGATCGGCGGCGCCGCCCTGCTCGACGCGTTCGGCCGGCCCGGCGGCGACACCTGGCGCGCGTGGGCGGAGAACCTCAAGGCCCGGTTCCGGGAATCCTTCTGGATCGACTCGGCCGAGGGCCGCTACCCGGCCGTGGCACTGGATGCGTTCAAGCGCCCGGTCGACACCGTGACCAGCAATATCGGCCACCTGCTCGGCACCGGCCTGCTCTCCGCCGAGGAAGCCGCCCTCGTCGCCGCCCGGCTGGTCTCCCCCGAGCTCAACTCCGGGTACGGCCTGCGCACCATGTCCACCGACTCGGCCGGCTACTGGCCGGTGAGCTACCACGGCGGCTCGGTGTGGACCCACGACACCGCCATCGCGATCGCCGGCCTCGGCCGCGACGGCTTCGGCGCCGAGGCGGGCGCGCTGATCAGCGGGCTCCTCGCCGCCGCCGAGTCCTTCGACTACCGGATGCCCGAGCTGCACTCCGGCGACGCCGCATCCGCTGTCACCGCCGCTGGGGCTTATCCGGCCGCCTGCCGCCCGCAGGCCTGGTCCGCCGCCGCCGCGGTGGCGGTGCTCGGCACCGTGCTCGGCCTGGCCCCCGACCCGGCCACCGGCGAGGTGCTCTCCACCCCGATCACCCCGGCCGTGGTCGGCGAGGTCACCCTGCACCGCCCCGACGCCACTGTGCGGGTCGGCTAG
- a CDS encoding VOC family protein, producing the protein MTTHRISLGAINLEADDPALLAGFWASVTGATPSPGGASSYLPQAGPDGFAMFFQPRTAPRPPHQTTHLDLTVPWGSRAREVERLIGLGAAFKWDVLKEFAHVQWTTLADPEGNLFCVAEHPPQA; encoded by the coding sequence ATGACGACCCATCGGATCAGCCTCGGTGCCATCAACCTGGAAGCCGACGACCCGGCCCTGCTCGCCGGATTCTGGGCATCCGTGACCGGGGCTACGCCGTCGCCGGGAGGCGCGAGCTCGTACCTGCCGCAGGCCGGGCCGGACGGGTTCGCGATGTTCTTCCAGCCGCGCACCGCACCGCGGCCGCCGCACCAGACGACCCACCTCGACCTCACGGTGCCGTGGGGGTCCCGGGCACGCGAGGTCGAGCGCCTCATCGGCCTCGGGGCCGCCTTCAAGTGGGATGTGCTCAAGGAGTTCGCCCACGTGCAGTGGACCACGCTCGCCGACCCCGAGGGCAACCTCTTCTGCGTGGCCGAGCACCCGCCGCAGGCCTGA
- a CDS encoding TetR/AcrR family transcriptional regulator has protein sequence MTELAAASVSDDQRTRIVEVAARLLRERGAAGLTTRGVADAADVQPPAIYRLFGDKDGLIEAVAEHVMAEHVAAKSTVGDPGDPVAALRSGWQLQIDFGLANPDLGALLTAPGRAGRSPAIEAGIKVLRARVRALAEAGLLRVSERRAVDLIHAAGAGVVLALLEAAPEERDPGLSDALLDAVLQQILELHSDGSQGVSSSAAIAVTFAAHIPALPALTSAERSLLTEWVGRSIDAAER, from the coding sequence ATGACCGAACTTGCCGCAGCATCCGTCAGCGACGATCAGCGCACCCGCATCGTCGAGGTGGCCGCCCGGCTGCTGCGCGAACGGGGTGCCGCCGGGCTCACCACCCGCGGGGTGGCGGATGCCGCGGATGTGCAGCCGCCGGCCATCTACAGGCTGTTCGGCGACAAGGACGGCCTGATCGAGGCGGTCGCCGAGCACGTCATGGCCGAACACGTCGCCGCGAAGTCGACGGTGGGCGACCCCGGCGATCCTGTGGCCGCCCTGCGGTCGGGCTGGCAGCTGCAGATCGACTTCGGGCTGGCGAACCCCGATCTGGGCGCCCTGCTGACCGCGCCGGGGCGGGCGGGGCGATCACCCGCCATCGAGGCCGGCATCAAGGTGCTGCGCGCGCGAGTGCGGGCGCTCGCCGAAGCCGGGCTGCTCCGGGTGAGCGAGCGGCGCGCGGTCGATCTGATTCACGCTGCCGGCGCCGGGGTCGTTCTGGCGCTCCTGGAGGCTGCGCCGGAGGAGCGCGATCCCGGGCTGTCCGATGCTCTGCTCGACGCCGTGTTGCAGCAGATCCTCGAGCTCCACTCGGACGGGAGCCAGGGCGTCAGCTCCAGCGCGGCGATCGCCGTCACCTTCGCCGCGCACATTCCCGCCCTGCCGGCGCTCACCTCGGCCGAGCGGAGTCTGCTCACGGAGTGGGTGGGCCGGTCGATCGACGCCGCGGAGCGCTAA
- a CDS encoding carbohydrate ABC transporter permease, translating into MTTPARTSRRSGIRGGEAASGWLFTAPMIILLGMFLVIPVLMALWVSFSDWNGRGSPFAGTVSFVGMDNYSALLGGGGLAEQDFGTALRNNAWYVLLVVPIQTMLSLFLAVLVNRAILRGRGFFRTAFYFPSVTSSVAITVLWLFLFSSTGAVNKLLSFIGVNGPNWFNDPSGVLHNILRVFGVQTGPAALTGNSFLGISFWEWLAGPSVAMSAFILMAVFTTSGTFMLLFIAALQNLSGDVVEAAMMDGANGWQRFWRVTLPQLRPTLFTVLTLGLIGAWQVFDQIYTGTQGGPGKTTLTPAYLSYQTAFTNQAWGQGAAIAFILFVIIVVFTLFQRWLLAERAVSARRMRLYVQTPTDGGSK; encoded by the coding sequence ATGACGACACCTGCTCGCACGTCTCGCCGCTCCGGAATCCGGGGCGGCGAGGCCGCCTCGGGGTGGCTGTTCACCGCCCCGATGATCATCCTCCTCGGCATGTTCCTGGTCATCCCGGTGCTGATGGCCCTCTGGGTGAGCTTCTCCGACTGGAACGGCCGCGGCAGCCCCTTCGCCGGCACGGTGTCGTTCGTGGGCATGGACAACTACTCCGCCCTGCTGGGCGGCGGCGGTCTGGCCGAGCAGGACTTCGGCACGGCCCTGCGTAACAACGCCTGGTACGTGCTCCTGGTCGTGCCGATCCAGACCATGCTCTCGTTGTTCCTGGCCGTGCTGGTGAACCGGGCGATCCTGCGCGGTCGCGGGTTCTTCCGCACCGCGTTCTATTTCCCGTCGGTCACCAGCTCGGTCGCCATCACCGTGCTCTGGCTGTTCCTGTTCAGCTCCACCGGCGCGGTGAACAAGCTGCTCTCCTTCATCGGCGTGAACGGGCCTAACTGGTTCAACGACCCCAGCGGCGTGCTGCACAACATCCTCCGGGTCTTCGGCGTGCAGACGGGCCCGGCGGCTCTCACCGGCAACTCCTTTCTCGGCATCTCCTTCTGGGAGTGGCTCGCCGGGCCATCCGTGGCCATGAGCGCGTTCATCCTGATGGCCGTGTTCACCACCAGCGGCACGTTCATGCTGCTCTTCATCGCGGCGCTGCAGAACCTCAGCGGCGACGTCGTGGAAGCGGCCATGATGGACGGTGCCAACGGCTGGCAGCGCTTCTGGCGGGTCACCCTCCCCCAGTTGCGTCCGACGCTGTTCACCGTGCTCACCCTGGGCCTGATCGGCGCCTGGCAGGTGTTCGACCAGATCTACACGGGCACCCAGGGTGGTCCGGGCAAGACCACGCTCACCCCGGCCTACCTCTCCTACCAAACCGCGTTCACCAACCAGGCGTGGGGCCAGGGCGCCGCCATCGCGTTCATCCTGTTCGTGATCATCGTGGTCTTCACCCTCTTCCAGCGCTGGCTGCTGGCCGAACGCGCCGTCTCCGCCCGCCGGATGCGCCTGTACGTGCAGACCCCCACTGACGGAGGTTCCAAATGA